The following coding sequences are from one Deltaproteobacteria bacterium window:
- a CDS encoding protein kinase encodes MAAPRLYRLIDRVAESDAGETWRGVATGAGDPEPATLKILSPRVVFPEIVAALGARVESAGKLKHPSLVVPWELGVAGGRTVLASRHVLGHDLDIVFQRLRSREVKLTVSRAVHLVAEAANAVSALHLAGQLHGSLGPSDLFVGFDGTVKVSCAGLRPALEQHARTRQMATRGRRAYRAPELSRNSVPDALADVYALGAIVYELTTGKSLEEAGPRGTSTRSDSLTPPSRIDRRVPMKLDAVVMKALETAKSRRYHDAAELREALWGYLDEMGEVITPADLAAFAASVLPNEVVQKDFDPDEAAQGTPPIPGTFSLSPLATGEGVAPDLASTAEIAVFSAPPDPETLGEAAAAPPSFEETGSESTQRLEAAQLASTGHRTDPAGNGMLASAPDLSDAEAQAAPDSLAPPPGMLSEAPPAEEEGELRGDIFSRTVEMQVVADAPPPSGAAAPGTEAEGLAPDFGVPPEHGGPDPGDAPAPATGPDPAPAAGDPAVYGAGVEPADSRQRTEYQAPPVAPRRRMWPWLVVAGVAPILVAVGFILGRQDPEPTQAELAALEAGLTALEQGQTPAPAEASPPPADPDPAPPEEASAPEPVPVVKGAERSAPREPDPPPAETRPAKTKAPVAKRGRLTVISSHRARVYVDGKDTGRFTPLKGYRLSAGKHVVTLIQPSTGITQKRRITVRPGGRVNLKVRFK; translated from the coding sequence ATGGCAGCTCCTCGTCTCTACCGCCTCATCGATCGCGTCGCCGAATCCGACGCCGGTGAGACCTGGCGAGGGGTCGCGACCGGCGCGGGCGACCCGGAGCCGGCGACCCTCAAGATCCTCTCTCCCCGGGTGGTCTTCCCGGAGATCGTGGCCGCCCTCGGCGCCCGGGTGGAGTCCGCGGGGAAGCTGAAGCACCCCTCGCTGGTGGTGCCCTGGGAGCTGGGGGTCGCGGGCGGCCGGACGGTCCTCGCCTCCCGGCACGTGCTGGGGCACGACCTCGACATCGTCTTCCAGCGCCTGCGCTCCCGCGAGGTCAAGCTGACGGTGAGCCGCGCGGTGCACCTGGTCGCCGAGGCGGCCAACGCCGTCTCTGCGCTCCACCTCGCCGGACAGCTCCACGGCTCCCTCGGGCCCTCCGATCTCTTCGTCGGCTTCGACGGCACGGTGAAGGTCTCCTGCGCCGGCCTGCGGCCGGCCCTGGAGCAGCACGCCCGCACCCGGCAGATGGCCACCCGCGGCCGGCGGGCCTACCGGGCCCCGGAGCTCTCCCGCAACAGCGTCCCCGACGCCCTCGCCGACGTCTACGCCCTGGGCGCCATCGTCTACGAGCTGACCACCGGCAAGTCCCTGGAGGAGGCCGGCCCCCGCGGCACCTCCACCCGCTCGGACTCGCTCACCCCGCCGAGCCGGATCGACCGCCGGGTGCCGATGAAGCTCGACGCCGTGGTGATGAAGGCGCTGGAGACCGCCAAGAGCCGGCGCTACCACGACGCCGCCGAGCTGCGCGAGGCCCTCTGGGGCTACCTCGACGAGATGGGCGAGGTGATCACCCCCGCCGATCTCGCCGCCTTCGCCGCCTCGGTCCTGCCCAACGAGGTCGTCCAGAAGGACTTCGATCCCGACGAGGCCGCCCAGGGGACACCGCCCATCCCCGGCACCTTCTCCCTCTCGCCCCTCGCCACCGGCGAGGGGGTGGCGCCCGACCTCGCCTCCACCGCCGAGATCGCCGTCTTCTCCGCCCCCCCCGACCCGGAGACCCTCGGCGAGGCGGCGGCCGCGCCGCCCTCCTTCGAGGAGACGGGCAGCGAGAGCACCCAGCGCCTCGAGGCCGCGCAGCTCGCCAGCACCGGCCACCGGACCGATCCCGCGGGGAACGGGATGCTCGCCTCCGCGCCGGACCTCTCCGACGCCGAGGCGCAGGCCGCCCCCGACTCCCTCGCGCCGCCGCCGGGCATGCTCTCCGAGGCGCCGCCGGCCGAGGAGGAGGGCGAGCTGCGGGGGGACATCTTCTCTCGCACCGTCGAGATGCAGGTCGTGGCGGACGCCCCACCCCCCAGCGGCGCCGCGGCGCCGGGCACCGAGGCCGAGGGTCTGGCGCCCGACTTCGGCGTGCCCCCCGAGCACGGCGGACCGGATCCCGGGGACGCCCCGGCGCCCGCCACCGGACCCGACCCCGCGCCCGCGGCCGGGGATCCGGCGGTCTACGGGGCGGGCGTCGAGCCCGCGGACTCCCGCCAGCGCACCGAGTACCAGGCTCCACCGGTGGCCCCGCGCCGCAGGATGTGGCCCTGGCTGGTGGTCGCCGGAGTGGCGCCCATCCTGGTGGCCGTCGGCTTCATCCTGGGGCGGCAGGATCCCGAGCCGACCCAGGCCGAGCTCGCGGCCCTCGAGGCCGGCCTCACCGCCCTCGAGCAGGGACAGACCCCGGCGCCGGCCGAGGCGAGCCCGCCGCCGGCGGACCCCGATCCCGCTCCCCCCGAGGAGGCCAGCGCGCCGGAGCCCGTCCCCGTGGTGAAGGGCGCCGAGAGGAGCGCGCCCCGGGAGCCCGATCCGCCCCCCGCCGAGACCCGGCCCGCCAAGACGAAGGCGCCGGTCGCCAAGCGCGGCCGCCTCACCGTGATCTCCAGCCACCGCGCCCGGGTCTACGTCGACGGCAAGGACACCGGCCGCTTCACGCCCCTCAAGGGCTACCGGCTCAGCGCCGGGAAGCACGTGGTCACCCTCATCCAGCCGAGCACCGGCATCACCCAGAAGCGACGGATCACCGTCCGCCCCGGCGGGAGGGTGAACCTGAAGGTCCGCTTCAAGTAG
- the carA gene encoding glutamine-hydrolyzing carbamoyl-phosphate synthase small subunit, with product MSEVARLVLADGLVLEGEAFGARDTVVGEVVFNTALTGYQEIISDPSYAGQLICFTYPEIGNYGTHAAADEAPAPRARGVIVRNLEREASSWTSEEELDAYLTRHGVVGLSGVDTRKLVRRIRSAGAQMGVLDSTGKSVDALRAQAAAAPGMEGRDLVSEVSTRKRETLPPLTGEQRARVAVIDYGAKGAIVEQLREHGCEVVLLPASVTAGQVLEVGPEGVLLSNGPGDPAVLTHQIETVKGLLGQVPLFGICLGSQLLGLALGARTHKLPFGHHGANHPVLDLETGKVEVTSQNHGFAIDEQSLPEGVVVSHRSLNDETVEGISAPAKNAAGVQYHPEAAPGPHDARHLFERFLGRIEASRA from the coding sequence TTGAGCGAGGTGGCCCGGCTGGTGCTGGCCGACGGGCTCGTCCTCGAGGGCGAGGCCTTCGGGGCGAGGGACACCGTGGTCGGGGAGGTGGTCTTCAACACCGCCCTGACCGGCTACCAGGAGATCATCTCCGACCCCTCCTACGCCGGGCAGCTCATCTGCTTCACCTACCCGGAGATCGGCAACTACGGCACCCACGCCGCCGCCGACGAGGCGCCCGCGCCCCGGGCCCGGGGCGTCATCGTGCGCAACCTCGAGCGGGAGGCCTCGTCCTGGACCTCGGAGGAGGAGCTCGACGCCTACCTCACGCGCCACGGCGTGGTCGGCCTCTCCGGCGTAGACACCCGCAAGCTGGTCCGCCGGATCCGCAGCGCTGGGGCCCAGATGGGCGTCCTCGACAGCACCGGCAAGTCCGTGGACGCGCTGAGGGCCCAGGCCGCCGCCGCACCGGGGATGGAGGGCCGGGACCTCGTCTCCGAGGTCAGCACCAGGAAGCGCGAGACCCTGCCGCCGCTCACCGGCGAGCAGCGGGCGCGGGTCGCCGTGATCGACTACGGCGCCAAGGGCGCCATCGTGGAGCAGCTGCGGGAGCACGGCTGCGAGGTGGTGCTGCTGCCCGCCTCGGTCACCGCCGGGCAGGTGCTCGAGGTCGGCCCCGAGGGCGTGCTCCTCTCCAACGGCCCCGGCGATCCGGCGGTGCTCACCCACCAGATCGAGACCGTGAAGGGCCTGCTCGGCCAGGTGCCCCTCTTCGGGATCTGCCTGGGCTCCCAGCTCCTGGGCCTGGCCCTGGGCGCGAGGACCCACAAGCTGCCCTTCGGCCACCATGGGGCGAACCACCCGGTCCTCGACCTCGAGACCGGCAAGGTGGAGGTCACCAGCCAGAACCATGGCTTCGCCATCGACGAGCAGAGCCTCCCCGAGGGCGTCGTCGTGAGCCACCGCAGCCTGAACGACGAGACCGTCGAGGGCATCAGCGCCCCGGCGAAGAACGCCGCCGGCGTGCAGTACCACCCCGAGGCCGCCCCCGGCCCCCACGACGCTCGCCACCTCTTCGAGCGCTTCCTCGGCCGGATCGAGGCCTCCCGGGCCTGA
- a CDS encoding aspartate carbamoyltransferase catalytic subunit, with product MGTRNALIRHVLGIGELNLSQVETILKTARVFKEILSRPVKKVPTLRGRLAVNLFFEPSTRTRTSFEVAGKMLSADVINFSGSSSSLTKGETLMDTAKNLEAMHPDVVVVRSHAAGVPWMLARNLGCAVVNAGDGLHEHPSQALLDALTLQDAFGSAGEPGSLRGKRIVIVGDITHSRVAGSNLRLLPMLGAKVRVVGPPTMIPLGMRQAFPGIEVSHQLDGAFEDADAVMMLRIQKERIAEPLFPTDREYSRLFGLGLARAERLKKDAVVLHPGPINRGVELDPRVADGPASVILDQVENGVAVRMALLYLTAGHDNDPERLGAES from the coding sequence ATGGGTACGAGGAATGCGCTCATCCGCCACGTCCTGGGCATCGGCGAGCTCAACCTGTCGCAGGTCGAGACGATCCTGAAGACCGCCCGGGTCTTCAAGGAGATCCTCTCCCGGCCGGTGAAGAAGGTGCCGACCCTGCGGGGCCGCCTGGCCGTGAACCTCTTCTTCGAGCCGAGCACCCGCACCCGCACCTCCTTCGAGGTGGCGGGGAAGATGCTTTCGGCCGACGTCATCAACTTCAGCGGGTCGTCCTCCTCCCTCACCAAGGGGGAGACCCTCATGGACACCGCGAAGAACCTGGAGGCGATGCACCCCGACGTGGTGGTGGTCCGCTCTCACGCCGCCGGCGTGCCCTGGATGCTGGCCCGCAACCTGGGCTGCGCGGTGGTGAACGCCGGAGACGGCCTCCACGAGCACCCCTCCCAGGCGCTGCTCGACGCCCTGACCCTCCAGGACGCCTTCGGGAGCGCGGGCGAGCCGGGCAGCCTGAGGGGCAAGCGGATCGTCATCGTCGGCGACATCACCCACAGCCGGGTCGCCGGCTCGAACCTGCGCCTCCTGCCCATGCTGGGCGCGAAGGTGCGCGTCGTGGGGCCGCCCACCATGATCCCGCTGGGGATGAGGCAGGCCTTCCCGGGCATCGAGGTGAGCCACCAGCTCGACGGGGCCTTCGAGGACGCGGACGCGGTGATGATGCTGCGCATCCAGAAGGAGCGGATCGCCGAGCCCCTCTTCCCCACGGACCGCGAGTACAGCCGCCTCTTCGGCCTCGGGCTGGCCCGGGCCGAGCGCCTGAAGAAGGACGCCGTGGTGCTGCACCCCGGCCCCATCAACCGGGGCGTGGAGCTGGATCCGCGGGTGGCCGACGGCCCGGCCAGCGTGATCCTCGACCAGGTCGAGAACGGGGTGGCGGTGCGGATGGCGCTGCTCTATCTCACCGCCGGCCACGACAACGACCCCGAGCGCCTCGGCGCGGAGAGCTGA
- a CDS encoding NAD-dependent epimerase/dehydratase family protein: MRILVTGGAGFIGSHAVEALLADGRQVLVLDDLSSGKRANLPKGVPLEVLDIRSPEAAERVVAFGADAMVHLAAQMDVRRSVEDPLFDADVNVRGSLNLLEACRRAGTRRVIFASTGGAIYGEQEHFPAREDHPQRPVSPYGCAKSAVERYLGFYEVEYGFECLSLRFANVYGPRQDPHGEAGVVAIFCGRLLSGEPCTIFGDGAQTRDYVYVGDIARAIALAVGSEVSGALNLGTGMETDVVLLYRLLAAAAGSDAEPTFAPARPGEQQRSCVDPSLAGERLDWRPEIELPEGLRKTLESFRG; encoded by the coding sequence ATGCGCATCCTGGTCACCGGTGGCGCCGGCTTCATCGGCTCGCACGCTGTCGAGGCCCTGCTCGCCGACGGGCGGCAGGTGCTGGTCCTGGACGACCTCTCCTCCGGCAAGCGGGCGAACCTGCCGAAGGGCGTCCCCCTGGAGGTGCTGGACATCCGCTCGCCGGAGGCCGCCGAGCGGGTCGTCGCCTTCGGGGCCGACGCGATGGTCCACCTCGCCGCCCAGATGGACGTGCGCCGCTCGGTCGAGGACCCCCTCTTCGACGCGGACGTGAACGTCCGGGGCAGCCTGAACCTCCTGGAGGCCTGCCGGCGGGCGGGCACCCGCCGGGTGATCTTCGCCTCCACCGGCGGCGCCATCTATGGTGAGCAGGAGCACTTCCCGGCCCGGGAGGACCACCCCCAGCGGCCGGTGAGCCCCTACGGCTGCGCCAAGTCCGCGGTCGAGCGCTACCTGGGCTTCTACGAGGTCGAGTACGGCTTCGAGTGCCTCTCCCTGCGCTTCGCCAACGTCTACGGCCCCCGCCAGGATCCCCACGGGGAGGCGGGGGTGGTCGCGATCTTCTGCGGCCGCCTGCTCTCGGGCGAGCCCTGCACCATCTTCGGTGATGGGGCGCAGACCCGCGACTACGTCTACGTGGGGGACATCGCCCGGGCCATCGCCCTGGCCGTGGGCAGCGAGGTCTCCGGGGCCCTGAACCTCGGCACCGGGATGGAGACCGACGTGGTCCTCCTCTACCGCCTCCTGGCCGCCGCCGCGGGCAGCGACGCCGAGCCCACCTTCGCGCCGGCCCGCCCGGGGGAGCAGCAGCGCTCCTGCGTCGACCCCTCGCTGGCCGGCGAGCGCCTCGACTGGAGGCCGGAGATCGAGCTCCCCGAGGGCCTCCGCAAGACCCTCGAGTCCTTCCGGGGCTGA
- a CDS encoding HAD-IG family 5'-nucleotidase, with translation MAKRRKKKTRREGAPGLHDPSRPQSRTRIRPAVERSSEAPRSAPAEGAPPTLPLDAPRLAAIEQRLKAWPSARVPLAERVHVNRNLRMDRVTAVGFDMDYTLAVYAGREIERLAYGMALERMIEAHGRPQWLRELRYRPELTIRGLVVDKKEGNVLKIDAHGHVARVFHGLRRLDKEERIRLYRSQKIRLSTERYEWIDTLFALPEGVLYQQLVEGYEARGEAFDPAAIYDEIRASIDSLHRDGSLKEVIKGDLPRYIERNPLLGPTLHRLRSGGKRIFLLTNSYWDYTEAVMEHLLDGLLPEYESWRSYFDAVVVGASKPGFFSEREPFLEVDPGNGEVATVPATELHRGRVYQGGNLAEFEAYTDWRGDRVLYVGDHIYGDMLRSKRSGMWRTAMIVAELEREILLLEERKEDWARLKYLEDLRDRLDDAISAQKGRVSALEKQGVAETFRAAKLELEGLRASLHEVLAGSEALSKALRDEANPYWGLIFKDGNENSRFGDQVRDYSCVYMSRVTDLRHYSPVQYFRAPWDSMPHEGL, from the coding sequence ATGGCGAAGCGAAGGAAGAAGAAGACGAGGCGAGAGGGGGCTCCCGGGCTGCACGATCCCAGCCGGCCTCAGAGCCGCACCCGGATCCGGCCCGCGGTCGAGCGCTCCAGCGAGGCGCCGCGGAGCGCCCCCGCCGAGGGCGCGCCTCCGACCCTGCCCCTCGACGCGCCGCGCCTCGCGGCCATCGAGCAGCGGCTGAAGGCCTGGCCCAGCGCCCGGGTCCCCCTCGCGGAGCGGGTCCACGTCAACCGCAACCTGCGGATGGATCGCGTCACGGCGGTCGGCTTCGACATGGACTACACCCTGGCGGTCTACGCCGGGCGAGAGATCGAGCGCCTCGCCTACGGCATGGCCCTCGAGCGCATGATCGAGGCCCACGGCCGGCCCCAGTGGCTGCGCGAGCTGCGCTACCGGCCGGAGCTGACCATCCGCGGGCTGGTGGTGGACAAGAAGGAGGGGAACGTCCTCAAGATCGACGCCCACGGCCACGTCGCCCGGGTCTTCCACGGGCTGCGGCGCCTGGACAAGGAGGAGCGGATCCGGCTCTACCGCAGCCAGAAGATCCGCCTCTCCACCGAGCGCTACGAGTGGATCGACACGCTCTTCGCGCTCCCGGAGGGCGTGCTCTACCAGCAGCTGGTCGAGGGCTACGAGGCGCGCGGGGAGGCCTTCGATCCCGCCGCGATCTACGACGAGATCCGGGCCTCGATCGACTCCCTCCACCGGGACGGATCGCTCAAGGAGGTCATCAAGGGGGACCTGCCGCGCTACATCGAGCGCAACCCCCTGCTCGGGCCGACCCTCCACCGGCTGCGCTCCGGAGGGAAGCGGATCTTCCTGCTCACCAACTCCTACTGGGACTACACCGAGGCGGTGATGGAGCACCTCCTCGACGGGCTGCTGCCCGAGTACGAGTCCTGGCGCAGCTACTTCGACGCGGTGGTGGTCGGGGCCAGCAAGCCCGGCTTCTTCAGCGAGCGCGAGCCCTTCCTCGAGGTCGATCCCGGCAACGGCGAGGTGGCCACGGTGCCGGCGACCGAGCTGCACCGGGGGCGGGTCTACCAGGGCGGGAACCTCGCCGAGTTCGAGGCCTACACCGACTGGCGCGGCGACCGCGTGCTCTACGTGGGGGACCACATCTACGGCGACATGCTGCGCAGCAAGCGCTCCGGGATGTGGCGCACGGCGATGATCGTGGCCGAGCTCGAGCGCGAGATCCTCCTGCTCGAGGAGCGCAAGGAGGACTGGGCCCGGCTCAAGTACCTCGAGGATCTGCGGGATCGCCTGGACGACGCGATCTCGGCCCAGAAGGGCAGGGTGAGCGCGCTGGAGAAGCAGGGCGTGGCCGAGACCTTCCGGGCCGCCAAGCTCGAGCTGGAGGGCCTGCGCGCCTCGCTCCACGAGGTCCTGGCCGGGAGCGAGGCCCTCTCGAAGGCCCTGCGGGACGAGGCGAACCCCTACTGGGGGCTGATCTTCAAGGACGGCAACGAGAACAGCCGCTTCGGCGATCAGGTGCGGGACTACTCCTGCGTCTACATGAGCCGGGTGACGGATCTGCGGCACTACAGCCCGGTGCAGTACTTCCGGGCGCCCTGGGACTCGATGCCCCACGAAGGGCTGTGA
- a CDS encoding ribbon-helix-helix domain-containing protein, whose translation MGRKKISTTVYITPEQNEKLKLLNEKTKVPVAEYIRQGIDLILARHKHDLPGQLTIEDMLRKND comes from the coding sequence ATGGGCCGCAAGAAGATCAGCACGACGGTGTACATCACGCCGGAACAGAACGAGAAGCTGAAGCTGCTCAACGAGAAGACCAAGGTGCCGGTGGCCGAGTACATCCGCCAGGGCATCGATCTCATCCTCGCCCGCCACAAGCACGACCTGCCGGGGCAGCTGACCATCGAGGACATGCTGCGCAAGAACGACTGA
- the pyrR gene encoding bifunctional pyr operon transcriptional regulator/uracil phosphoribosyltransferase PyrR — MTARKNRRLLDAAAIEAALDRMAAAILEACEDREALCLVGIRTGGVPLADRLAARLEPELGRALERGTLDITLYRDDLLRGLDQPQVGPTRLRFGLRDRWVVLVDDVLYTGRTVRAAIDALMDFGRPQRIALAALVDRGGRELPIAPDFVGEVLDLPAPGHDLSVKVHLKETHGKDEVVLIS; from the coding sequence ATGACGGCGCGGAAGAACCGACGGCTCCTGGACGCGGCGGCCATCGAGGCGGCGCTCGACCGCATGGCGGCGGCGATCCTCGAGGCCTGCGAGGACCGCGAGGCCCTCTGCCTGGTGGGGATCCGCACCGGCGGGGTGCCCCTGGCCGACCGCCTGGCGGCCCGGCTGGAGCCCGAGCTGGGCCGGGCCCTCGAGCGGGGCACCCTCGACATCACCCTCTACCGCGACGACCTCCTCCGGGGTCTGGACCAGCCGCAGGTCGGGCCCACCCGCCTGCGCTTCGGCCTGCGGGACCGCTGGGTGGTGCTGGTCGACGACGTCCTCTACACCGGCCGCACCGTCCGGGCCGCGATCGACGCCCTGATGGACTTCGGCCGGCCGCAGCGCATCGCGCTGGCCGCCCTGGTCGATCGCGGCGGCCGGGAGCTGCCCATCGCCCCGGACTTCGTCGGCGAGGTCCTCGACCTGCCGGCGCCCGGCCATGACCTCTCGGTGAAGGTCCACCTGAAAGAGACCCACGGCAAGGACGAGGTCGTCCTCATCTCCTGA
- the lepA gene encoding translation elongation factor 4, whose translation MNRELIRNFAIVAHIDHGKSTLADRLLELTGTVGAREAKAQFLDSMDLERERGITIKANAVRMQYKAQDGQTYVLNLIDTPGHVDFAYEVSRSLAACEGAILVVDATQGVEAQTLANAYLAADANLELVAVINKIDLPAADVESARAEIEEVVGIEAEDAPAVSAKEGTNIQAVLEAIVHKMPPPAGDPEAPLKALIFDSWFDSYRGVVTLIRVLEGTIRTGETVRFWSTGQEYEVQELGCKVPNPQKVKELGAGEVGLLIAGVKDVAEAKVGDTVTHPERPCAEPFPGFKEVKPMVFSGIYPVEAADYDDLREAMEKLRLNDGSFTFEPEVSEALGFGFRCGFLGLLHMEIVQERLEREFDLDLITTAPSVIYRVTRKDGTVSMIDNPARIPTAGDIQTIEEPFIDAHVHVPQEYVGAVIKLCEQRRGIQQGLSYPSTRHVQVDYQLPLAEVVLDFYDKLKTVSRGYASLDYEPAGYVAQDLVKIDLMVNGDQVDALSIISHKDTAHNRGRDLCVKMKEVMTRQMFDIAIQAALGTRVIARTTVKAYRKNVTAKCYGGDISRKRKLLEKQKEGKRRMKQVGSVEIPQEAFLAVLRIGD comes from the coding sequence GTGAACCGCGAACTGATCCGCAACTTCGCCATCGTGGCGCACATCGACCACGGCAAGTCGACCCTCGCCGACCGCCTGCTGGAGCTGACCGGCACCGTCGGGGCGCGGGAGGCGAAGGCCCAGTTCCTCGACTCCATGGACCTGGAGCGGGAGCGGGGCATCACCATCAAGGCCAACGCCGTGCGGATGCAGTACAAGGCTCAGGACGGCCAGACCTACGTCTTGAACCTCATCGACACCCCGGGGCACGTGGACTTCGCCTACGAGGTCTCGCGCTCCCTGGCCGCCTGCGAGGGCGCGATCCTGGTGGTCGACGCCACCCAGGGGGTCGAGGCCCAGACCCTGGCCAACGCCTACCTCGCCGCCGACGCGAACCTCGAGCTGGTGGCGGTGATCAACAAGATCGACCTGCCCGCCGCGGACGTCGAGTCGGCCCGGGCCGAGATCGAGGAGGTCGTGGGCATCGAGGCCGAGGACGCCCCGGCCGTGAGCGCCAAGGAGGGGACCAACATCCAGGCGGTCCTCGAGGCCATCGTCCACAAGATGCCGCCCCCCGCCGGCGACCCCGAGGCGCCCCTCAAGGCCCTGATCTTCGACTCCTGGTTCGACAGCTACCGGGGGGTCGTCACCCTGATCCGCGTCCTCGAGGGCACCATCCGCACCGGCGAGACGGTGCGCTTCTGGTCGACCGGACAGGAGTACGAGGTCCAGGAGCTGGGCTGCAAGGTGCCCAACCCCCAGAAGGTGAAGGAGCTGGGCGCCGGCGAGGTCGGCCTGCTCATCGCCGGGGTGAAGGACGTCGCCGAGGCCAAGGTCGGCGACACGGTCACCCACCCCGAGCGCCCCTGCGCCGAGCCCTTCCCGGGCTTCAAGGAGGTCAAGCCGATGGTCTTCTCCGGGATCTACCCGGTGGAGGCCGCCGACTACGACGACCTGCGCGAGGCGATGGAGAAGCTGCGGCTGAACGACGGCAGCTTCACCTTCGAGCCCGAGGTCTCCGAGGCCCTCGGCTTCGGCTTCCGCTGCGGCTTCCTGGGCCTGCTCCACATGGAGATCGTCCAGGAGCGCCTCGAGCGGGAGTTCGACCTCGACCTGATCACCACGGCCCCCTCGGTGATCTACCGGGTCACCCGCAAGGACGGCACGGTCTCGATGATCGACAACCCGGCCCGGATCCCCACCGCCGGCGACATCCAGACCATCGAGGAGCCCTTCATCGACGCCCACGTCCACGTGCCCCAGGAGTACGTCGGCGCGGTGATCAAGCTCTGCGAGCAGCGCCGCGGGATCCAGCAGGGCCTCTCCTATCCGAGCACCCGGCACGTGCAGGTGGACTACCAGCTGCCCCTGGCCGAGGTGGTCCTCGACTTCTACGACAAGCTCAAGACCGTGAGCCGGGGCTACGCCTCCCTCGACTACGAGCCGGCCGGCTACGTCGCCCAGGACCTGGTCAAGATCGATCTCATGGTCAACGGCGACCAGGTCGACGCCCTCTCGATCATCAGCCACAAGGACACCGCCCACAACCGCGGCCGGGACCTCTGCGTGAAGATGAAGGAGGTCATGACCCGGCAGATGTTCGACATCGCCATCCAGGCCGCCCTGGGCACCCGGGTCATCGCCCGCACCACCGTGAAGGCCTACCGCAAGAACGTCACGGCCAAGTGCTACGGCGGCGACATCAGCCGGAAGCGCAAGCTCCTCGAGAAGCAGAAGGAGGGCAAGCGCCGGATGAAGCAGGTGGGCTCGGTGGAGATCCCCCAGGAGGCCTTCCTGGCCGTCCTGCGGATCGGCGACTAG
- a CDS encoding dihydroorotase, with protein sequence MAKRTVIANGRVVDPAQGLDEVRSVVLEGEVVKDLLKRPPSKADTLVDARGMLVTPGFIDLHVHLREPGHEYKEDVASGAMAAVAGGFTTIVSMPNTDPVNDSPTVTELILDRARRARLCRVLPAGAVTVGLKGEALAEMGLLAQAGCVIFTDDGKPVMSASVMRRALEYAKGLGLAVMVHEEDLTLSKGGAMHEGEHSTTLGLKGIPSAAEDVMVVRDIALLETTGGHLHVAHLSTEGAARAVRAAKKRKLKVTCEVTPHHFSLTDEAVASYDTSTKMAPPLRASADRKALLKALRDGTVDAIATDHAPHSAVEKDLEYPAAANGVVGLETAAALTLKLVLEGELPLLRAIELLTSGPAGVLGLETGTLLPGRPADLTIVDLDEAWDVDPKRFYSKSRNTPFAGWRLQGRVKSTWVAGRKVYQDRGGAA encoded by the coding sequence ATGGCGAAGCGAACGGTCATCGCGAACGGCAGGGTGGTGGACCCGGCGCAGGGCCTCGACGAGGTCCGCTCGGTCGTCCTCGAGGGCGAGGTCGTCAAGGACCTCCTCAAGCGGCCCCCGAGCAAGGCGGACACCCTCGTCGACGCGAGGGGCATGCTGGTCACCCCCGGCTTCATCGATCTCCACGTGCACCTGCGCGAGCCGGGCCACGAGTACAAGGAGGACGTCGCCTCCGGGGCGATGGCCGCGGTGGCGGGGGGCTTCACCACCATCGTCTCGATGCCCAACACCGACCCGGTGAACGACAGCCCCACGGTGACCGAGCTGATCCTGGACCGGGCGAGGCGCGCGCGCCTCTGCCGGGTGCTGCCGGCGGGGGCGGTGACCGTCGGCCTGAAGGGCGAGGCCCTCGCCGAGATGGGGCTGCTGGCGCAGGCCGGCTGCGTGATCTTCACCGACGACGGCAAGCCGGTGATGAGCGCCTCGGTGATGCGCCGGGCCCTCGAGTACGCGAAGGGGCTGGGCCTGGCGGTGATGGTCCACGAGGAGGATCTGACCCTCTCCAAGGGCGGGGCGATGCACGAGGGGGAGCACTCGACCACCCTGGGCCTCAAGGGCATCCCCTCCGCCGCCGAGGACGTGATGGTGGTGCGGGACATCGCCCTGCTCGAGACCACCGGCGGCCACCTCCACGTGGCGCACCTCTCCACCGAGGGGGCCGCCCGGGCGGTGCGGGCCGCCAAGAAGCGCAAGCTGAAGGTCACCTGCGAGGTGACGCCGCACCACTTCAGCCTCACCGACGAGGCGGTGGCCTCCTACGACACCTCCACCAAGATGGCGCCGCCCCTGCGGGCCTCCGCCGATCGCAAGGCGCTGCTCAAGGCCCTGCGCGACGGCACGGTGGACGCCATCGCCACCGACCACGCCCCGCACTCGGCGGTGGAGAAGGACCTGGAGTACCCGGCCGCCGCCAACGGTGTGGTCGGCCTGGAGACCGCCGCCGCCCTGACCCTCAAGCTGGTTCTGGAGGGCGAGCTGCCGCTCCTGCGCGCCATCGAGCTGCTCACCAGCGGCCCGGCGGGCGTCCTGGGCCTCGAGACCGGCACCCTGCTGCCCGGCCGCCCGGCGGATCTGACGATCGTCGACCTCGACGAGGCCTGGGACGTCGACCCGAAGCGCTTCTACTCGAAGAGCCGCAACACCCCCTTCGCCGGCTGGAGGCTGCAGGGGAGGGTGAAGAGCACCTGGGTCGCGGGCCGCAAGGTCTACCAGGACCGCGGAGGTGCGGCTTGA